A region of the Pseudarthrobacter sp. MM222 genome:
CGGCGCCCGGCGGGAAGTGGTCCGGCATCCCTCGCAGGCTCCTGCCGGCGCCGGGCTGACCGTGCGTGTGGCTGGCGGCAGATTCACCGCGCAGTCCACCGGCGGCCACGTGCCCGCCGACGACTGACCCCGCAACCCGCACGGCCCTCCGGCTCCGCGGCAACAACTGACACAGCATCCCCAAGGATCAACCAAGGAGCACCACATGGCAGCAGAGACCACTTCCGGCACGAGCAGTCCGAATACGGACATCGACAGCCTTAGCTACGAGGACGCCCGCGAACAGCTGGTCGCTGTGGTGAGCCGGCTGGAGGCCGGAGGCGCCAGCCTGGAGGAATCCCTCGCGCTGTGGGAGCGGGGCGAGGCGCTGGCCAAGCGCTGCGAAGAGTGGCTCGAGGGTGCCCGTAGGCGCCTGGCCGCCGCCAAGGACCAGGCCGGCCAGGGCAACTAGCCCGGCAGGCTGCCCCTGCCGGCGGCACCGCGTCAGGACCGTTCGACGAGGTCCCGCTCCATCGAGACATCCAGCT
Encoded here:
- a CDS encoding exodeoxyribonuclease VII small subunit, which translates into the protein MAAETTSGTSSPNTDIDSLSYEDAREQLVAVVSRLEAGGASLEESLALWERGEALAKRCEEWLEGARRRLAAAKDQAGQGN